The DNA segment TCTGATAAACAAAAGAGTGGTCAGGCAGAAATCCTTGGGATCCATTTTGAAGGTCCGTTTATTAATCCTACAAAAGCGGGTGCTCAACCGCTTCAGCACATTATTCCTGCTGACATAGACTTATTCGAGAAGTGGCTGGATCTCTCCAAAGAAACCATTAAGCTCATCACGTTAGCACCTGAGTTGCCGCAAGGAACGGAGCTAGTTCAATTTTTAAAAGAAAAAGGTATCGTTGCATCCATTGGTCATACAGATGCGACGTTCGAAGAAGTAGGACAAGCGATTCAATCGGGTGCGTCCCATATCACCCACTTGTTTAATCAAATGCGCGGGCTGCATCACCGGGAACCAGGTGTGGTTGGAGCGGCCTATTTACGAAAGGAATTAATGGTGGAGATCATCGCTGATGGAATTCATGTGTCTCCTGAGATGGTGAAGGTTTCATATGAGCTCATCACTCCGGAGCGAATGATTCTGATTACCGATGCGATGAGAGCCCAGTTCCTTTCAGATGGAGAATATGACTTAGGCGGTCAGAGGGTGTTTGTGAAAAAGGGAAAAGCACTCTTAGAGGATGGAACATTGGCGGGCAGTGTATTAACCATGGCGCAAGCGTTTAAAAATATCCTTTCCTTTACGGGCTGTTCTGTAAGAGACGCGGTTCAAATGAGCTCTTATAACCCTGCCAAACAAATGGGTGTGTTGGACCAGAAAGGCAGCTTAAAGGTTGGCAAGGATGCCGATTTAATTGTTTTAGATGAAAATAACGAGGTCGTTATGACTTTTTGTAAAGGACACTTGGCATTCAAGAGGGGAGACGAGTAAGTATGAAGATTATTGAAGTGAAAAATTATGAACAAATGAGCCAAGCGGCAGCGAACTATATCATCGAAAAGGTGAAGCAGAACCCTACGCTTACTCTTGGATTGGCAACGGGAGGGACTCCAAAAGGAACCTATGAACAGCTGATTAACGATCATGGCGAAAACGGGACTTCCTATGAGCAGGTGACTACGTTTAATTTAGATGAATATATTGGTTTTTCCGGGGAGCATCCAAGCAGTTACCGTTACTATATGGATGAACAATTATTTCATCATATCAATGTTCCGAAGGCCCAGACCCACATTCCTAGAGGCGATGCGAAGGATATGGAACAGGAATGTGTGCGGTATGAAAAATCAATCGATGACCATGGTGGAATTGACCTCCAAATTCTCGGGATTGGCAGCAATGGCCACATTGGCTTTAATGAGCCTGGGACAAAGTTTGGTGCTAAGACACATATTGTGACGCTCGATGAATCAACGAGGGAGGCGAATTCACGATACTTTAAGTCAATGGATGAGGTGCCGAGGTTTGCGATTTCGATGGGAATTGCTTCGATTATGAAAAGTCGAGAAATTCTTCTACTGGTTTCGGGTGAATCGAAAAAAGAAGCGATGAAGCAGCTGCTTTGTGGGGAAGTGACCGAAAGCTTTCCAGCTTCCATTTTACAATTACATCCGAATGTCACGATTATTGCTGATCAACAAGCGTTGACTGAGGCGAAGGATTTTTGTTGAAGGGAGGATGAATAGGATGATTGATAAAACCTCTCCGATCCCGATTTATTATCAATTAGAACAACAGATAAAGACAATGATTGAAAATAAGGAATGGATGCCGGGCGACTTGTTGCCGTCTGAAAGGGAATTCTCTGAGAAGTATCAAATTAGTCGGATGACGGTCCGCCAAGCGATTAATAACCTGGTGCAAATGGGGTTACTGGATCGAAAGCAGGGAAGAGGTACCTTTGTGTCGGATCTGAAGATTGAAAAGCGTGGGTTAACGAGCTTTTCGGAGGATATGCTTGAAAGAGGGATGACGCCAAGCAGTGAGCTGTTGGATTTCAAGGTTATACCGGCCACTACGGCGATTGCCCAGGATTTGCGCATCAAGGAAGCTGATCCTGTGTATGAAATCAAGCGGGTTCGTTTGGCGGATGGTGTCCCGATGGCCCTGGAGACCAACTATATTTCGGCAGATTTAGTTCCTGGGATAACAGTGGAGCTATTGAATCACTCAATCTATCAGTTTATCCAAGAGAAATTGAATTTATCGATTACACACGCTAGCCAATCAATTGAGGCTTCGGTTGTGGATAGCATGGAGGCAGAGTATCTCCAAATCCCCAAAGGGGCTCCTACTCTCTTCATTCAGCGGATCGCTATGCTGGAAAATAATGTCCCGCTAGAAACCGTCAAATCCCTCTACCGCGCGGACCGGTATAAATTTATGATCGACCTGAAGAGATAAAGGAAAAAAACCAATTAGGGGACAGTCCCCCAGCGCTTTAAAGCAGCGGGGGACTGTCCCCTAAAGTTTTTTGAAAATTCCTATTGTAAAACGCTTTCATTTACTCTATACTAACACTAAATCGATTTAGTAAACCGATTTAGTAAATCGGTTTATCAAATAATGTTAGAAATTCTGGAGAAGATTCTATGAAAAAAGCGACAATTGCTGATGTAGCTCAGCATGCAAATGTTTCTAAAAGTACAGTTTCCCAATATTTAAATAAGAGATTCGACTATATGGCAGAAAATACGAAACAGCGAATTGAGGATGCTATTAAGGAGTTGGATTATCGGCCAAATATCGTGGCAAGAAGCTTAAAGCAAAAATCCACCATGACAATTGGGGTGATTGTTGCCAATATCCTGCACAATTTTTCAACTCAGGTGATTCGGTCCATCGAAGACATGTGCCATCTTTATGATTTCCACCTAATTGTTTGTAATGCGGACGATGATCCAGAAAAAGAAAAGAGATACATTGACATGCTTAGGGCTAAACAGGTGGATGGTATTATTCTCTTTCCTACAGGTGATAACGTAGAGCTCTATGAAGAAATGGTAGATGAAAAGTACCCAGTGATCTTTGTCGACCGTATCGTACCGGAAGTATCGATTCCATCTGTCATGCTAGACAACGAAAATGCGGCTGGTCTTGCTGTACAGCACTTTATTGAAAAAGGCTATGAGCGAATCGGGATTATTACGAATGTCATTCGCAATGTATCACCGAGGATGGAGCGGATTACCGGCTATAAAAAGGCTTTACAAAGTAATGGAATTCCTATTAAAGAAGAGTACATTAAGAAACTAGAAATTAATAAAATCCAAGCGGGATTGGAAGAAATGCTTTCTCTCGAAGAGCCCATCCAAGCTATTTTGGCAGGGAATGACCTTACTCTAATGGAGATCTTAAAGTACGTAAAAAAACAAGGTCTTCGTATTCCAGCTGACCTTGCCATCATAGGCATTGATGATGTTTCCTTTGCTAGCTTTTACGAACCAGCCTTAACGATTGTTGAGCAGCCATCATTTGAGATAGGGAAGAAGGCCGCTGAACTCTTACTTAGTAAAATTCAGAAAAAAGATGTAGAGGAAGAACAAGCCAATTATCGTTTAGAACCGAGACTTATTGTAAGAAATTCTTGTTAAAAAAGGATGTTAGTCATATGAAGGATATCATTACCATTGGAGATGCAATGATTACGTTTAATCCCGTCTCAACGGGACCTATGAGATATGTTCCCTCTTTTGAAAGGAAAGTAGGGGGAGCTGAACTAAATGTTGCCATCGGCTGTGCCCGTTTGGGTTTAAAAACTGGGTGGATCAGCCGGTTAGGTAATGATGAGTTTGGTAGGTTTATCTATAATTTTGTCCGCGGAGAAGGAATCGATGTCTCTCAATTAGAGCTAGTAGATGGGTATCCTACTTCACTGAATTTTAAAGAGATTATGGAGGATGGTAGTGGCCGTACCTTCTATTATCGAACCAACTCTCCGACAACAGCTTTAACCGTGGATACACTCGATGAAGCTTATTTTAAGAACGCGAAAGTCTTTCATATCACTGGTATATTCCCCGCAGTTGACCAAGCGAAGAATATTGAACTAGTAAAATATGCAATTTCACTGGCGAAAAAGCATGGGGTGTTAATCTCGTTCGATCCGAATATCCGATTAAGGCTTTGGAGTAAGGAAGTGGCGAGAGCTGCATTACGAGAATTCCTCCCACATGTGGATATTTTATTAACCGGCGTGGAAGAAGCAGAATTGCTATTAGGGGTAAGTGATCCCTCAGAAATCATTGAAAAAAGCAAGCATTACGGTATTTCCTATGTAGCCATCAAACAAGGAGATAAAGGCTCCATTGGCTATCATAATGGACTGTATATCGAGGCTCCACCGGTAAAAGCAAAGAAGGTTGTAGACACGGTTGGTGCTGGTGATGGGTTTGATTGCGGCTTTATTTATGGGGTATTAAATCAATGGCCGCTGGAGAAAACCCTGCATTTTGCCAATACCATCGGTTCGATGGTTGTCAGTGTTTCTGGTGACAACGAGGGGCTGCCTTATTTAGATGAAGTATTAGTCCATTTAGGAGAAAAAGAATTCATAGAAAGATAGGGTGAGAGAATGAATCTTCAACTAGCCCTTGACCGCTTAACGCGGGATGAGTGCTTTCAGCTTTTACAAGAAACAGAAGCTTTTGTGGATTGGATAGAGATAGGCACCGGAGTAATCAAGGAATACGGTATGGCCATTATTCGGGAGATTAAAGAGACTTACCCCTATAAAGTAGTCGTTGCTGATATGAAGACATGTGATGCTGGGAAGCATGAAGCGATTCAAGCCTTTGAGGCAGGTGCAGATATTACGACCGTGATGGCCTTTTCTGCTGATAAAACGATCTTGGATACACTTGAAGTGGCGAAAACCTATAACAAGCGGATTATGATTGACCTATTGGGAGTAACCAATCGCAACCGTCTAGTTGAATTACAGCAGCTTGGTGTGGACCTAGTGAGTCTTCACTTTGGCAAGGATATGCAGGCAGAAGGTGAAATGGGTGCTGAGCAATTGGCCTTAACACATGGCTTTGACCAGTTTGATGTAGCAGTTGCAGGTGGAGTTAATGTAGATTCCCTTCCGACGGTGTTACAAATTCAGCCTGATACCATTATCGTTGGCAGTGCGATCACGAAGGCTGATATTCCAGCAGAAGCTGCTGCTGTCATGAAAGGACTGTTACCACGATGAAATCTATTATTACTACAGTGGCGAATGAAATCTCCACTGTCATTGGCCAGATCAGCGAGGAAGAAGCGCTCCATTTATCCAAGCATCTTCGAGAGGCAAAGCGAATCTTTGTTTATGGAGAAGGGCGCTCGGGTCTAATGGGAAAAGCGTTTGCGATGCGTCTTATGCACGGTGGCTTTCCGGTTTATGTGATTGGTGAAACGGTCACACCAAGTATTGACGCAGATGATTTATTAGTAGCCATCTCAGGATCAGGGTCAACAGGAGCCATCTTACAGTATGCGGCAAAATCGAAAGAATTGGGTGCCAAAGTGTTTCTAGTTACGACAAATAGAGATTCTAAGATTGCTTCAATCTGTGACGGGATTCTTGTAATTCCCGCTGCAACCAAATACCGAAGACCAAGTGAACCAGAGACGATCCAGCCCCTTGGGAATCAATTTGATCAATCTGTTCACCTCGTTCTAGACGCGATTATCATTGGGACTTTACAGATAGAAGATCAAGATTCTACCTATGATGAAATGACAAAGCGACATACGAACTTAGAATAGGAGACTTTTTACAAAAGGGGTTGGTTTAGAAATGAGTGTAATCGATTTCATTAAAGAACATCCGATAGTTGCGGTCATACGCGAAGCATCGGTTGAAAATATTGTTCCAATTGTAAACGCTTTATCCCTAGGGGGAGTGAAAGTAGTAGAAATTACTGCGGAAACCCCAAAAGTCATGGCCATGATAGAAAAAGTGGTGGATGAGTTTGGAGATGAGGTTCTGGTTGGTGCGGGAACGGTGTTGGACCCCGAAACGGCTAGAGCAGCCATTCTTGCAGGAAGCAGGTTTATTGTTTCGCCATCTCTTAACACAGAGACCATCAAAATGACAAAACGTTATGGAGTAACCAGCATACCAGGCGCCTTAACACCAACAGAGATTTTAACAGCTTATGAGCACGGTGCCGATATGATTAAAGTGTTTCCAGCCAATGCCTTCGGTCCCGGGTATATTAAAAATATTCATGGACCGTTCCCGCATATTCCATTAATGGTGACAGGGGGAATCAATCAAGGGAATGTTCTTGATTACATTGGCAGCGGTGCTTTAGCGGTGGGAGTAGGAAGCAACTTAGTCAATCCTGCCCTTTTAAAAAGTGAGGACGATTATCAAGCCTTAACTAGTAAAGCACTTGCATACTCAGAGGTTGTTAAAAAAAATAATATACTTATAAAAAAGTAGGGGGAGCTAGTAAAATGAAAAAAATATTCTCATTATCCTTTGTATTACTTTTAGCTTTATCTGTTGTTTTAGCAGGCTGTAGCAGTAAGGAAACTGGAACAAAGAGTGCCGGTGAAGGAGATGGTGGAGCTAAAAAGATTAAGCTCGTTGCAGCTCATAACCAAACATCTCCGGATAACCCATATCAAGTTGGTCTTTTAAAGTTCAAAGAAGTGGCTGAAAGCAAGTCAAAAGGGAACATTGAAGTGGAAGTTCATGCGGGAACGATTGGAACAGAAGAGGCTGAATTAGTACAAAAGCTGAAGTTAGGAGCTGCGGATGTAGTATTAGTATCTCCTGGATTTATGACACAAACAGGTATTAAAGAAGTTGATTTGTTAGCATTGCCATACCTATTCGATAGCTACGAGCACTGGGAAAAAGTTGTAGATGGTAAAGTCGGCGAAGACATCACGAAGTTAATCAATGAAAAGTCTAATAACGATTTCAAAATTGTGGGCTACTGGTCTGCTGGTGTAAGACATTATTATGGTAAAAAGCCAATTAACAAAATGAGCGATTTAAAAGGGCTAACATTTAGAACACAAACTTCAGGTGTTGTGGCTGATTACTGGAAACAAGCTGGTGCTATTCCTACATCTATTGCCTGGGGAGAACTATACCAAGCATTACAGCAAAACGTGGTAGATTCATCTGAAAATGCTTATCCGTATTTTGTACAACAAAATCACCACAAGACGAAGAATGGTAAATACATCACTGAAACTGCTCATGATTACACAACAAGATTCTTATTAGTAAACGGCAAGAAGTTTGACTCCTATACGAAAGAACAGAAAGAAATTATTTTAGAAGCAGCAAAGGCTTCTGTTGAAGCTGAAAGAGCTTCTGTTATTGCTCAAGAAAAAGAATATAAAGAAAAAGCAATTTCTGAAGGAGCAGTTGTCAACGAGATCGATCGTGCACCATTTATTAAATTAGCAGAGCCATTACAAGACAAGGCTGCGAAGGAAATGGGCGTAGAAAAATTATTAAAAGAAATCAGAGACTTGAAGTAAATAGATTGAATGGATAAAGGGAAGATGTTTCTTCCCTTTACTCCTAAACAAGGGGGGAAACGATAAGCATGATCAAGATTCTTGAGAAAATTCAGCTTACTATTGGTGTTTTAAGCTTATCGATCTTTTTTATCACCATAATTATTCAAATTGCAACCAGGCATTTAGGCATCCCGGTTATTTGGACGGAGGAAGTAGCAAATTATTCTTTCATTTGGTCAGTCTTTATGGGGGCCGCGGTGATGTTGAATCGAAAAGAACACTTTAGCTTTGACTTTTTATTGCAAAAGCTTAACGGAGTATCAAAATCGACTTTATTAATGGTAATTGATACGATCGTATTATTGTTTGCTGTCGCTCTTTTCTATTATGGAATCGAGGCTGTACAGAATTTTTGGACGTATAATTGGACCTCTTTACCAGCGATGAAAATGGGCTATGTATGGATTTCTATCCCGATTACAGGGCTTACAATGGCCATTTATTCTCTTAATCATTTGATTAGTAGCTTCAAAGAAATAAAGAGAGGGGGGGCTAAGGTATGACGGCAATTCTTTTAGTCGCATTGTTTCTCATCCTCATGTTGATCGGAGTTCCTATTGCATTTGTTATTGGGATTGTTGCGTTGATGGGAATCTTTACAGTTCCATATATTCCAGAAGTGACAGTACCGATGAAAATGCTAAATGGAATCAATTCCTTTGTCCTGCTTGCCGTGCCACTCTTTATTTTGGCTGCGAATTTGATGAATAGCGGGAAAATTTCACAAAAGTTGATTGACCTTTCAATGGCGATTGTCGGCCATATTAGAGGCGGTTTAGCCCATGCAAATATCCTTGTTTCCATGATTTTTGCGGGGGTATCTGGTGCGGCACAAGCTGATACTGCAGGTGTTGGGAAAATTTTAATTCCTAATATGAAGAAACAAGGGTATGACACGGAAACTGCGGTTGGGGTAACAGCTGCGTCTTCTACCATTGGTGTTATTATTCCACCTAGTATTCCAATGATCATTTTTGCTGGCTTAACCAATGCATCCATTGGCGCATTGTTCTTAGGCGGGATCATCCCAGGTATTTTAATCGGGTTGGGAATGATGGCTTTCGTTTATTTCCGAGCACTCAAAAAAGGCTATCCGAAATCAGAACGAGCGAAAATGAAGGAATTCTTAAAATTGGTTTATGAAACAATCCCAGCTTTAATTACGCCATTTATTATCATTGGTGGGATTATTACAGGGTTTTTTACTGCTACAGAAGCAGCGGCAGTAGCCTCACTTTATACATTAATTATTAGTATGTTTTTCTATAAAACAATTAAACTTTCTGATTTGCCTAAGATTTTAACTGATACGCTTGCACTTAGCTCACTTTCTTTATTTGCTCTAGCAGCAGCTAGTGCGCTGGGTGAGTTATTGAGTTACTATCAATTATCCACAATGGCTCAAGACTTCTTTGTAAATAATGTTGGGGCTAAGTGGGTATTTATTTTAATTCTCATCGCTTTCTTCTTGTTTATTGGAACGTTTATGGATGCCATACCGGCTATGATTCTCTTCGTTCCAGTTATTTTGCCTACGGCTACACACTTTGGAATGACGCCTGTTCATTTAGGTCTTATTGTCGTCATAACATTAGCTATTGGCCTTGTTACTCCGCCTTATGGGTTATGTTTATTGCTTGCTGGAAAGATTGGGGAATTGAGTATTGAAAAGTCGCTCTCAGCAGTTATGCCCTATATAGCCATTATTCTTGTTGTACTTATTTTTGTGGCCTTTTTCCCAAGCATTGCATTCTTTGTGCCAAAGCTCATCAATCCAGGATTATTTTTATAAAACGCTGTTGTTGGAATTGGCATACATTTAGGAGGACATCATGGTAAAAAGAGAAATTTTAAGCAGCGACGGTTCACTTATGTTAGTAAAGGTTCAATTAGCTAAAGGGTTTATCGGTGATGTGGATCAGCATCCTGAGGAACAAATCAGCTATATTGAAAAAGGAAAAGTAGAATTTGAAGTAAATGGTGAAAAGAGAATCTTGGCTGAAGGTGATAAACAATATATCCCATCGAATGTTTTACACCAGGTCAAGGTATTAGAGGAATGTGTGATTTTAGATATTTTCACACCGATTCGCAGGGATTTAGTTCAGGGTTAAAATGAAAGGAGAGGCATAGCCTCTCCTTATTTATTTTTATGAAGGACTTTTATTTGCTCATCCCCACCAATGATGACAGTGTCTGTCATTCCTATGAACAGGCCGGTTTCGACGACACCGAGTAACAGTTTTAGTTGGTTATGCAGTTCAGCGGGATTCGCAATGGTTTGAAAATGACAATCCAAAATATAGTTACCATTATTAGAAACGAAGACGTTTCCATCTCTCATTCTTAATTGTGGGGTAGCGCCGAGGTTTGCGATACTTTGTGCTGTTACTTCCCAGCCAAAGGGAACGACTTCAACAGGAAGAGGAAACTTCCCTAGTGATGGTACAATTTTTGATTCGTCGGCGATGATGATGAGCTGCTTCGCATGGGCATCCACGAGTTTTTCTCGTAAAAGAGAACCGCCACCACCCTTGGTTAAGTTGAAATTAGGATCAATTTCGTCCGCGCCATCAATGGCGAGATCGAGACTTTGTACTTGGGAAAAATCGGTTAAGGGAATCTTGCATTCCTTGGCCCATCCTTCCGTACGTATAGAGGAAGGAATCCCTCTAACGGATAGCCCTTGTTCTACTAATTCGCCTATCCTTTGTATGAGCCAGTAAACGGTCGAACCTGAACCTAAGCCAATCGTCATTCCATCCTGAATAAATTCAGCCGCCTTCTCAGCTGCCGCTTTCTTTCTCATGTCCGTTGAACTTAACACATGCCTCACCTCTTTTTATTTAAATAATACCACAATAAAGGGGGGACAGTCCCCCGCTGCTTTAACGCGCCGCGGGACTGTCCCCTTTTATTAACATAAGTAACCAATAGTTTGGTAAAATTAACATAATGAAAGGGGTAATGTAGTGATGGAATTAACAGTTAAGTGGAATGAGAAGATGGCGTTTTCGGGGACGACTCCCTCTGGGCATGAGATTAAGATGGATGCCGCTCCAGAGGTGGGTGGAGAAAATACAGGAGCACGTCCAACGGAGCTGCTTTTGAATGCAGTTGCAGGTTGTACAGGGATTGATATTATCTCGATTTTGCATAAAATGCGTCTTGAGCCTGCGTCTTTTCATATGGATGTTAAGGGTGAACGGGCAGATGACCATCCTAAAAAGTTTACCACCATCAACATTCATTATGCTTTAGAAGGCGATTTGCCGGAAGATAAGGTGGTACGGGCCATCCAGCTGTCAAAGGATAAATATTGCTCGGTCTCCCATTCCTTGAGTGCAGAGATAAGCGCAAGTTACTCGATTAATGGGGTTATGGGTCAACAAACTATTTAGTAGTGTTTAAGCGGGTACTACGTGCCCAATCAGGAAAATTCTCAACAGCAAAAGGTCGCGTACGATACACGAACGCGACCCAGCCTTACCCATCTATCTATTTCTCCATCAACCATTTCGTTACAATCTTTGATTCCACATCACCAAGTAAATTCCCAGGCATCTTAGGGGTACCCTCACTGATGATCTTCAGTACTTCCTCTTCTGAATGCTTACCCTTCATATTGACTACAGGCGGACCAACAGCGCCCTTTAATTGGTCACCGTGGCATGCTGAACAATTTTCCTTGTAAATTGTTTCGCCATCCTTGGCAGAACTCGAACTACCAGACGAACAGCCGGTTATTATTAAAAGCGTGAGTGCTACAACAGCCCAAAGTCGATTCACGATGTCTCCTCCAAACAAATAAAGATTTCCTATCTCCATCTTAATAGAGGTTGGACCGGGAGAACCCTCCCATTTATGAACAAAGACAAAACTTTTCGAAGCGGGGACAGTCCCCCAGCGCTTTAGCGCAACGGGGGACTGTCCCCCAAAAAATGAAGCTACTGAAACGGAGCTGGCGCATATGAGGAAAATTTTAGTCGTGGATGACGATAAACATATACTTGAATTAGTTAGCATTCATGTCACCCATTCAGGATATCAGGTGCTTAAGGCAGAGAATGGCATCCAAGCCCTTGGAATATTGGAAAACGAGCTGCCTGACCTAGCCATCGTGGATGTGATGATGCCCGGTTTGAACGGCTATGAACTGACGAAAAAAATAAGAAATGACCGCGACATTCCCGTACTATTACTGACAGCCAAAGGGGAACTAGAAGATAAGGAAAAGGGGTTCCTTGCTGGGTCAGACGATTATATCGTCAAACCCTTCGAACCCAAGGAACTGCTATACCGCATCGCCGCCATTCTACGACGATACGATAAACTGACAGATACCATGCTGCAAGTGGGATCCATCTTGATCAATCGAAAGCGATTCGAAGTCACCGCAGGCGCAAGCACCTTACTCCTCCCGCTGAAGGAATTCGAATTGCTCTCCTTACTTGCCTCTAAGCCAAACCAAGTCTTTGAACGGGCCGCCATAATGGAGAAAATTTGGGGCTACGATTACGAGGGAGACGAACAAACACTTACCACCCATATCAAGCGAATCCGCGAACGCCTCGCGAAAATCGCAAAAGACGTTGAAATCATCACCGTCCGCGGAGTGGGATATAAGCTAGAGGTGCATCACTCATGAAATCGTTATATGGAAGATTTGTTCTAACCACCATTCTTATCATGCTGTTTAGCACAATCTTTGGTTTTTTACTAACGAACACCTATTACCAAAGCGTGGTGAAAGAGCGGAATGATAAGAAAAACGTGGAAATTGCTAAATCCATTGCCGCTCACATCGAGACCTCTCCAAATCTCCCTTTATCCGATTACCTATCGACGGTGGGAAAAATCGGCTACCAGCTTTATGTCGTCGATGAATCGGGCAAGGGCCATTTTTACGGCGGGAAGTATCGGGTACAAGATTTACAAGCATCTTCAGTGAAAAAGGTACTCGACGGCTACATCTATCATGGGATGCGCGAATTTCCTCGTCAGACATTTGTGACCGGTTTTTTTGCCAACGAATTGTCGAACACAATCGGTATTCCGTTTACTTATGAAAACAAGCGCTATGCACTCTTTGTCAGACCGGATATCAAGCTATTATTTAGCGAGGTCCATACTATTTTAGGCGGCCTCATCGTAGGAACCGCTGTTTTAAGCCTATTGCTGATGCTGGTCGTGGCCAAGCTCTTGATTGTGCCCATCACACAGTTAACGGAAGCAACCAAACGGATTGCCCATGAAAAATATGATACCCAGCTGAACATTGACCGCCGTGATGAAATCGGTCAGCTGGCAGCAAGTTTTAATACGATGGTTGGTCAGCTTCAGGAGAATGATCAGATTCGCAAGGAATTCATCAGCAATGTGTCCCATGATTTTCAATCTCCGCTGCTGAATATTCAAGGCTATGCAGGCTTATTGAAATCAACCGATTTAACGGAAGAGGACCGTGAGAACTATGCTGAAATCATCCAATCAGAAACCCAGCGGTTATCGAAGCTCACCCGTCAGCTTTTACTATTAACTACACTCGATCAATCGACAAGAATGGTGAAGTATCAAGAATTTCAGTTGGATGAGCAGTTAAAGGCCTGTGTGAACAAATATCGCTGGTGGCTGGAGGAAAAGCAGATTAACTTACTGATGGAATTCGAACCGACGACCTATCAAGGCGATGCCGCATTATTAGAAAATGTTTGGGATAATCTTTTGACCAATGCGATTAAATATAACCGTCCGGAAGGCGAAATCCACATTCGTCTGCAAGCAAAAGAAACGGGACTAGAGGTGACTGTGAGCGACACTGGAATAGGTCTCACGGAAGAAGAAAAAGCACAGCTTTTCGAACGTTTTTACCGTGCTGACAAATCGCGTTCAGAGGAGGGAACCGGTCTCGGATTATCGATAGTGAAACAAATTATCGAGCTCCATAAAGGAGAAATCCACGTCACCAGTACGCCAGACGAAGGGACCATTTTTACCATCAAGCTTCCCTATTTGTAACGTAAAGTTCATATAGAGTTCATGTTAACCAATTACTATAGTCACTGTAGAAATAAAAACTATGG comes from the Neobacillus sp. PS2-9 genome and includes:
- a CDS encoding HAMP domain-containing sensor histidine kinase; this translates as MKSLYGRFVLTTILIMLFSTIFGFLLTNTYYQSVVKERNDKKNVEIAKSIAAHIETSPNLPLSDYLSTVGKIGYQLYVVDESGKGHFYGGKYRVQDLQASSVKKVLDGYIYHGMREFPRQTFVTGFFANELSNTIGIPFTYENKRYALFVRPDIKLLFSEVHTILGGLIVGTAVLSLLLMLVVAKLLIVPITQLTEATKRIAHEKYDTQLNIDRRDEIGQLAASFNTMVGQLQENDQIRKEFISNVSHDFQSPLLNIQGYAGLLKSTDLTEEDRENYAEIIQSETQRLSKLTRQLLLLTTLDQSTRMVKYQEFQLDEQLKACVNKYRWWLEEKQINLLMEFEPTTYQGDAALLENVWDNLLTNAIKYNRPEGEIHIRLQAKETGLEVTVSDTGIGLTEEEKAQLFERFYRADKSRSEEGTGLGLSIVKQIIELHKGEIHVTSTPDEGTIFTIKLPYL